From a single Nocardioides panacis genomic region:
- a CDS encoding DMT family transporter produces the protein MTAPRTSTLPLVAVGITLVLWSSAFVAIRHLGATFSPGALSLGRLLVGSVALGVVLTTRGWTTPNRHEWPRLVAIGVLWFGLYNVALNAGERRVDAGTAAMLIQLSPVLVAVLAAVFLKERATPALGVGLLVAFAGVVLIATSTGGDGHRDPVGVLLCLVSAAAYAVSLILQKPLVARLPAIEVTWVACTVGAVACLPFAGDLVRDAGAASAADLGWVVFLGVFPTAIAFSTYAFALSHMSAGNLSVTTYLVPPITVLLSWLLLSEAPPAMAYVGGVLALVGVALARRRPRSRVPA, from the coding sequence ATGACCGCGCCACGCACCAGCACGCTCCCCCTCGTCGCCGTCGGCATCACGCTGGTGCTGTGGTCCTCGGCGTTCGTGGCGATCCGGCACCTGGGCGCGACCTTCTCGCCCGGCGCGCTGTCCCTGGGCCGGCTGCTGGTCGGCTCGGTGGCCCTCGGGGTGGTGCTCACCACGCGGGGCTGGACCACGCCGAACCGGCACGAGTGGCCGCGCCTGGTCGCGATCGGGGTGCTGTGGTTCGGTCTCTACAACGTCGCGCTGAACGCCGGCGAACGCCGCGTGGACGCCGGCACCGCGGCGATGCTCATCCAGCTCTCGCCCGTCCTGGTCGCCGTGCTCGCCGCGGTGTTCCTGAAGGAGCGGGCCACCCCGGCGCTCGGCGTCGGGCTGCTGGTGGCGTTCGCCGGGGTCGTGCTGATCGCCACCTCGACGGGCGGGGACGGGCACCGGGACCCGGTCGGCGTGCTGCTGTGCCTGGTCTCCGCCGCGGCGTACGCCGTGAGCCTGATCCTGCAGAAGCCGCTGGTCGCGCGGCTGCCGGCCATCGAGGTCACCTGGGTCGCGTGCACGGTGGGGGCGGTCGCCTGCCTGCCGTTCGCCGGGGACCTGGTGCGCGACGCCGGCGCCGCGAGCGCCGCCGACCTGGGCTGGGTGGTGTTCCTCGGCGTCTTCCCCACGGCGATCGCGTTCTCGACGTACGCCTTCGCGCTCTCCCACATGAGCGCCGGCAACCTCAGCGTGACGACGTACCTGGTCCCGCCGATCACCGTGCTGCTCAGCTGGCTGCTGCTGTCCGAGGCGCCGCCGGCGATGGCGTACGTCGGTGGGGTGCTCGCCCTGGTCGGGGTCGCGCTGGCCCGGCGCCGGCCGCGGTCCCGCGTCCCCGCCTGA
- the phoU gene encoding phosphate signaling complex protein PhoU, which produces MRNAYFDQLDSIVDELVDMTHVVKVAVSLATQALLTADAEIAEKVISDDAAIDAARERVEERSFELLALQQPVASDLRMLVAALRMVADLERMGDLSVHVAKVARLRVPQVAVPAEIVPTIERMATVAEKMVDTVAGIIAERDVEGARQLEEDDEEMDQLRRSSFRLMLDDSWPHGVEPAVDIALLGRYYERIADHAVSLARRVVYLVTGETVTTVDHL; this is translated from the coding sequence ATGCGCAATGCCTACTTCGACCAGCTCGACTCCATCGTCGACGAGCTCGTCGACATGACCCACGTGGTGAAGGTCGCCGTGTCGCTGGCCACCCAGGCCCTGCTGACCGCGGACGCCGAGATCGCCGAGAAGGTCATCTCCGACGACGCCGCGATCGACGCCGCCCGCGAGCGGGTCGAGGAACGCTCCTTCGAGCTCCTCGCCCTCCAGCAGCCGGTCGCCAGCGACCTGCGCATGCTGGTCGCGGCGCTGCGGATGGTCGCCGACCTCGAGCGGATGGGTGACCTCTCGGTGCACGTCGCCAAGGTCGCCCGGCTGCGGGTGCCCCAGGTGGCCGTGCCCGCCGAGATCGTGCCCACCATCGAGCGGATGGCCACGGTCGCGGAGAAGATGGTCGACACGGTCGCCGGCATCATCGCCGAGCGCGACGTCGAGGGCGCCCGCCAGCTCGAGGAGGACGACGAGGAGATGGACCAGCTGCGTCGCTCCTCGTTCCGGCTGATGCTCGACGACTCCTGGCCGCACGGCGTGGAGCCGGCCGTCGACATCGCCCTGCTCGGCCGCTACTACGAGCGGATCGCCGACCACGCCGTGTCCCTGGCCCGGCGGGTGGTCTACCTGGTCACCGGCGAGACCGTCACCACCGTCGACCACCTCTAG
- a CDS encoding response regulator transcription factor, translated as MTRVLVVEDEESYSDALAYMLRKEGFDVSVANTGPDALVEFDKTGADIVLLDLMLPGLPGTEVCRQIRLTSTVPIIMVSAKDAEVDKVVGLELGADDYVTKPYSPRELVARIRAVLRRGNEVELTPATLEAGPVRMDVERHVVTVNGGDTKLPLKEFELLEMFLRNPGRVLTRGQLIDRVWGSDYVGDTKTLDVHVKRLRAKIEPDPATPSYLVTVRGLGYKLEA; from the coding sequence GTGACCCGTGTACTCGTCGTCGAGGACGAGGAGAGCTACAGCGACGCGCTCGCCTACATGCTCCGCAAGGAAGGGTTCGACGTCTCGGTGGCCAACACCGGCCCGGACGCCCTCGTGGAGTTCGACAAGACCGGCGCCGACATCGTGCTCCTCGACCTGATGCTCCCGGGCCTGCCCGGCACCGAGGTCTGCCGGCAGATCCGGCTGACCTCGACCGTGCCGATCATCATGGTCAGCGCCAAGGACGCGGAGGTGGACAAGGTCGTCGGCCTCGAGCTCGGCGCCGACGACTACGTCACCAAGCCGTACTCCCCCCGCGAGCTGGTCGCCCGGATCCGGGCGGTGCTGCGCCGCGGCAACGAGGTCGAGCTGACGCCGGCCACCCTCGAGGCCGGCCCGGTCCGGATGGACGTGGAGCGGCACGTGGTGACGGTGAACGGCGGCGACACCAAGCTGCCGCTCAAGGAGTTCGAGCTGCTCGAGATGTTCCTGCGCAACCCCGGCCGGGTGCTCACCCGCGGCCAGCTGATCGACCGGGTGTGGGGCTCGGACTACGTCGGGGACACCAAGACCCTCGACGTGCACGTCAAGCGGCTGCGCGCCAAGATCGAGCCCGACCCGGCGACGCCGAGCTACCTCGTCACCGTGCGCGGCCTCGGCTACAAGCTCGAGGCCTGA